From Pantoea sp. Ep11b, the proteins below share one genomic window:
- the adhE gene encoding bifunctional acetaldehyde-CoA/alcohol dehydrogenase, whose amino-acid sequence MAVTNIAELNALVERVKKAQREYANFSQQQVDAIFRAAALAAADARIPLAKMAVAESGMGIVEDKVIKNHFASEYIYNAYKDEKTCGVLATDDTFGTITIAEPIGLICGIVPTTNPTSTAIFKALISLKTRNGIIFSPHPRAKDATNKAADVVLQAAIAAGAPKDIIGWIDAPSVELSNQLMHHPDINLILATGGPGMVKAAYSSGKPAIGVGAGNTPVVIDETADLKRAVASILMSKTFDNGVICASEQSVIVVDSVYDAVRERFASHGGYLLQGAELQAVQDIILKNGGLNAAIVGQPAVKIAEMAGLRVPAGTRILIGEVKRVDESEPFAHEKLSPTLAMYRAKDFQDAVDKAEKLVAMGGIGHTSCLYTDQDNQTERVHYFGDRMKTARILINTPASQGGIGDLYNFKLAPSLTLGCGSWGGNSISENVGPKHLINTKTVAKRAENMLWHKLPKSIYFRRGSLPIALEEVATDGAKRAFIVTDRFLFNNGYADQVTRVLKSHGLETEVFFEVEADPTLSIVRKGAEQMNSFKPDVIIALGGGSPMDAAKIMWVMYEHPETHFEELALRFMDIRKRIYKFPKMGVKARMVAITTTSGTGSEVTPFAVVTDDATGQKYPLADYALTPDMAIVDANLVMDMPRSLCAFGGLDAVTHALEAYVSVLANEYSDGQALQALKLLKENLPASYAEGAKNPVARERVHNAATIAGIAFANAFLGVCHSMAHKLGSEFHIPHGLANALLISNVIRYNANDNPTKQTAFSQYDRPQARRRYAEVADHLGLSAPGDRTAQKIEKLLAWLDEIKTKLGIPASIREAGVQEADFLAKVDKLADDAFDDQCTGANPRYPLIAELKQIMLDTFYGREFVEPFSGVAEAVAAEPVKEMKSEKKAKKV is encoded by the coding sequence ATGGCCGTAACCAATATCGCGGAACTTAATGCACTGGTTGAACGTGTAAAAAAAGCCCAGCGTGAATATGCCAACTTTTCTCAACAGCAGGTCGACGCCATTTTTCGTGCCGCCGCCCTCGCCGCCGCCGATGCCCGCATTCCCCTCGCCAAGATGGCCGTTGCCGAATCCGGTATGGGTATCGTCGAAGATAAAGTCATTAAAAACCATTTTGCCTCTGAGTATATCTACAACGCCTATAAAGATGAGAAGACCTGTGGTGTGTTAGCCACTGACGATACCTTCGGCACCATCACCATCGCCGAGCCGATCGGCCTGATTTGTGGCATCGTCCCGACCACTAACCCGACCTCAACCGCCATCTTTAAAGCCCTGATCAGCCTTAAAACCCGCAACGGGATTATCTTCTCGCCACACCCACGCGCCAAAGACGCCACTAACAAAGCCGCAGATGTCGTTCTGCAGGCGGCGATTGCAGCCGGTGCGCCAAAAGACATTATCGGCTGGATCGACGCCCCTTCCGTGGAGCTTTCCAACCAGCTGATGCATCACCCTGATATCAATCTGATTCTCGCCACCGGCGGACCAGGCATGGTGAAAGCAGCCTACAGCTCCGGTAAACCCGCGATTGGTGTCGGTGCCGGTAATACGCCGGTCGTGATTGATGAAACCGCCGACCTGAAGCGCGCTGTCGCCTCTATACTGATGTCAAAGACCTTCGACAACGGGGTGATCTGCGCCTCTGAACAGTCGGTAATTGTGGTGGATTCCGTCTACGACGCGGTGCGTGAACGCTTTGCCAGCCACGGCGGCTACCTGCTGCAGGGTGCCGAACTCCAGGCGGTGCAGGATATCATCCTGAAAAATGGCGGACTGAACGCGGCCATCGTCGGTCAGCCTGCGGTAAAAATTGCCGAAATGGCTGGCCTCCGTGTGCCTGCCGGCACCAGGATCCTGATCGGTGAGGTAAAACGGGTGGACGAGTCAGAACCGTTCGCTCACGAAAAACTCTCGCCAACGCTGGCGATGTATCGGGCGAAGGATTTCCAGGATGCCGTCGACAAAGCCGAGAAGCTGGTCGCCATGGGCGGTATCGGCCACACCTCCTGTCTCTACACCGATCAGGATAACCAGACCGAGCGCGTGCACTACTTTGGCGACAGAATGAAAACGGCGCGTATTCTGATCAACACACCGGCTTCGCAGGGGGGTATCGGTGATCTCTACAACTTTAAACTGGCACCTTCTCTGACGCTGGGCTGTGGTTCATGGGGCGGTAACTCGATTTCTGAGAACGTCGGGCCGAAACACCTGATCAACACCAAAACTGTCGCCAAGCGAGCTGAGAATATGTTGTGGCATAAACTTCCTAAATCCATCTATTTCCGTCGCGGTTCACTGCCGATTGCGCTGGAAGAGGTGGCAACAGATGGTGCAAAACGAGCCTTTATCGTCACCGACCGCTTCCTGTTCAACAACGGCTATGCTGACCAGGTGACCCGCGTACTGAAATCGCACGGCCTTGAAACGGAAGTCTTCTTCGAAGTTGAAGCGGACCCGACGCTGAGCATCGTGCGCAAAGGGGCGGAACAGATGAACAGCTTCAAACCGGACGTTATCATCGCGCTGGGTGGCGGTTCCCCGATGGATGCTGCCAAAATTATGTGGGTGATGTACGAGCATCCTGAAACCCACTTCGAAGAGCTGGCGTTACGTTTCATGGATATCCGTAAACGTATCTACAAGTTCCCGAAAATGGGCGTGAAAGCGCGCATGGTCGCCATCACAACCACTTCCGGTACCGGGTCAGAAGTCACGCCGTTTGCCGTGGTGACCGATGATGCCACCGGTCAGAAATATCCTCTGGCGGACTATGCACTGACGCCGGATATGGCGATTGTCGATGCCAACCTGGTCATGGATATGCCGCGCTCACTCTGCGCGTTCGGCGGTCTGGATGCTGTGACCCATGCGCTGGAAGCCTACGTTTCTGTACTGGCGAATGAGTACTCTGACGGACAGGCGCTGCAGGCACTGAAGCTGCTGAAAGAGAATCTGCCGGCCAGCTATGCCGAAGGGGCGAAAAACCCGGTTGCGCGGGAGCGCGTTCATAACGCCGCGACCATTGCCGGTATCGCCTTTGCTAACGCCTTCCTCGGGGTCTGTCACTCCATGGCTCATAAACTGGGTTCAGAGTTCCATATCCCACACGGCCTGGCGAACGCGCTGTTAATCTCGAACGTCATCCGCTACAACGCAAATGACAATCCGACCAAACAGACGGCTTTCAGCCAGTATGACCGTCCTCAGGCTCGTCGTCGCTACGCCGAAGTGGCAGACCACTTAGGTCTGAGCGCACCTGGCGACCGCACCGCACAGAAAATTGAGAAGCTGCTGGCATGGCTGGATGAGATCAAAACCAAACTTGGTATTCCCGCCTCTATCCGGGAAGCCGGTGTGCAGGAAGCGGACTTCCTGGCGAAAGTCGATAAACTGGCCGACGATGCGTTTGACGATCAGTGTACCGGCGCGAACCCACGCTATCCGCTGATTGCTGAGCTGAAACAGATCATGCTCGACACCTTCTACGGTCGTGAATTTGTCGAGCCGTTCTCAGGCGTCGCTGAGGCGGTGGCTGCTGAGCCGGTAAAAGAGATGAAGAGCGAGAAAAAAGCGAAAAAAGTCTGA
- the tdk gene encoding thymidine kinase — protein MAQLYFYYSAMNAGKSTALLQSSYNYQERGMRSLVYTAEIDNRFGAGQVSSRIGLSSPASLYNAETSLFSEIAAEHAASPVHCVLVDESQFLTREQVKALSDVVDDLDIPVLCYGLRTDFRGELFVGSQYLLAWADKLVELKTICHCGRKASMVLRLDSEGKPFSEGEQVVIGGNERYISVCRKHYKQAIEQGSLQAIHGAQTPLPDPHC, from the coding sequence ATGGCTCAACTCTATTTTTATTACTCTGCCATGAATGCAGGGAAGTCGACCGCACTGCTGCAATCCTCCTACAACTATCAGGAGCGCGGGATGCGTTCACTGGTCTACACCGCTGAAATTGATAACCGCTTTGGTGCCGGGCAGGTGAGCTCCCGCATCGGTCTTTCGTCGCCAGCTTCTCTCTATAATGCAGAGACGTCGCTCTTCAGCGAGATCGCTGCCGAGCACGCCGCCAGTCCGGTTCACTGCGTTCTGGTTGATGAGAGTCAGTTTCTGACCCGCGAGCAGGTTAAAGCGCTCTCTGATGTTGTCGATGACCTGGATATTCCCGTGCTCTGCTATGGTCTGAGAACCGATTTCCGCGGTGAACTCTTTGTTGGCAGTCAGTATCTGCTGGCATGGGCAGACAAGCTGGTTGAGCTGAAAACGATCTGTCACTGTGGCCGTAAGGCCAGCATGGTGCTGCGTCTGGACAGCGAAGGAAAACCGTTCAGCGAAGGTGAACAGGTTGTGATTGGGGGGAACGAGCGTTATATCTCCGTCTGCCGCAAGCACTACAAACAGGCGATAGAGCAGGGGTCGCTGCAGGCGATTCACGGCGCGCAGACGCCGCTGCCCGATCCTCATTGCTGA
- the hns gene encoding histone-like nucleoid-structuring protein H-NS: protein MSEALKVLNNIRTLRAQAREYSVETLEEMLEKLDVVVKERREEESHFQAENEERTRKLNQYREMLLADGIDPNELIGSQAPSARTTAKGKRSVRPAKYGYTDEKGESRTWTGQGRTPAAIKKALEEQGKKLDDFLL from the coding sequence ATGAGCGAAGCACTAAAAGTTCTTAATAATATCCGTACGCTGCGCGCCCAGGCCAGAGAGTATTCCGTGGAGACACTGGAAGAGATGCTGGAAAAACTGGATGTGGTGGTAAAAGAGCGCCGTGAAGAAGAGTCACATTTTCAGGCTGAAAATGAAGAACGCACGCGTAAACTTAATCAGTATCGTGAAATGCTGCTGGCCGATGGTATTGACCCGAACGAACTGATTGGCTCGCAGGCTCCCTCTGCACGGACAACGGCAAAAGGTAAACGCTCAGTGCGCCCGGCTAAATATGGCTACACCGATGAAAAAGGCGAATCCAGAACCTGGACCGGCCAGGGACGGACACCAGCCGCGATTAAAAAAGCGCTGGAAGAACAGGGTAAAAAGCTGGACGATTTTTTACTGTAA
- a CDS encoding NAD-dependent epimerase produces the protein MNFLVTGAAGFIGFHVSQRLLAAGHQVVGIDNLNDYYDVNLKHARLNLINTDPGFTFIEMDLADRDAMASLFDQHAFQRVIHLGAQAGVRYSIENPHAYADANLIGHLNILEGCRHHKIEHLLYASSSSVYGLNRKMPFSTEDSVDHPVSLYAATKKANELMSHTYSHLYQLPTTGLRFFTVYGPWGRPDMALFKFTRAMIAGEAIDVYNQGQMKRDFTYIDDIAEAIVRLQAVIPQQDDNWTVETGSPATSSAPYRVYNIGNSQPVTLMNYIEALEKALGITAKKNLMPMQPGDVLETSADTEALFKAIGFKPRTGVEEGVKNFVEWYRDFYRV, from the coding sequence ATGAACTTTCTGGTCACCGGCGCCGCAGGTTTTATTGGTTTTCATGTCAGCCAACGTCTGCTGGCTGCCGGTCACCAGGTTGTCGGTATCGACAACCTGAATGATTATTACGACGTAAATCTCAAACATGCCCGTCTCAATTTAATTAACACCGACCCAGGTTTTACTTTTATTGAGATGGACCTGGCGGACCGTGACGCAATGGCGTCACTGTTCGACCAGCACGCCTTCCAGCGCGTAATCCATCTTGGTGCTCAGGCCGGCGTCCGCTATTCCATCGAAAATCCGCATGCTTATGCCGATGCCAACCTCATTGGTCACCTCAATATTCTTGAGGGATGCCGTCATCATAAAATTGAACATCTGCTCTACGCGTCATCCAGTTCCGTTTATGGACTGAACCGTAAAATGCCGTTCTCGACTGAAGATAGCGTGGACCACCCGGTCTCTTTGTATGCGGCGACCAAAAAAGCCAACGAGCTGATGTCGCATACCTATTCGCATCTTTATCAGTTACCGACGACCGGATTGCGCTTCTTTACCGTTTACGGCCCCTGGGGTCGCCCGGATATGGCGCTGTTCAAATTTACCCGTGCCATGATTGCGGGTGAGGCGATTGATGTGTATAACCAGGGGCAGATGAAACGCGACTTTACCTATATCGACGATATTGCAGAAGCGATTGTCCGTCTGCAGGCTGTTATTCCTCAGCAGGATGATAACTGGACCGTTGAAACCGGTTCACCTGCTACCAGTTCCGCGCCTTATCGCGTCTATAATATTGGTAACAGCCAGCCTGTCACGCTGATGAACTATATCGAGGCGCTGGAAAAAGCACTCGGTATTACGGCGAAGAAAAATCTGATGCCTATGCAACCCGGCGATGTGCTTGAAACCAGTGCGGATACCGAGGCGCTGTTTAAGGCAATCGGTTTTAAACCCAGGACGGGCGTTGAAGAGGGCGTTAAAAACTTCGTGGAGTGGTATCGGGATTTTTATCGCGTCTGA
- a CDS encoding UDP-glucose/GDP-mannose dehydrogenase family protein, which produces MKVTVFGIGYVGLVQAAVLAEVGHDVLCIDVDANKVENLKKGIIPIFEPGLTPLVMSNYEAGRLKFSTDAELGVNHGVMQFIAVGTPPDEDGSADLKYVTAVARTIAQHMNDHKVVIDKSTVPVGTADKVRAVMTETLKARDANITFDVVSNPEFLKEGAAVNDCMRPERIVVGTDNDEVIELLRELYEPFNRNHDRMIMMDIRSAELTKYAANCMLATKISFMNEMSNLAERLGADIEKVRQGIGSDPRIGYHFIYPGCGYGGSCFPKDVQALIRTAESIGYQPRLLQAVEDVNDSQKTKLPTFIKRHFGDDLKGKTFALWGLSFKPNTDDMREASSRVLMETLWEAGASVQAFDPEAMDEAQRIYGHRSDLKLMGTKEAALQGADALVICTEWQNFRAPDFDIIKNALKEAVIFDGRNLYDPERISKRGFVYYAIGRGASIQPA; this is translated from the coding sequence ATGAAAGTCACTGTATTTGGTATCGGCTATGTCGGTCTGGTTCAGGCTGCGGTGTTAGCCGAAGTCGGACATGACGTTCTCTGCATTGATGTCGACGCGAATAAAGTCGAAAATCTGAAGAAAGGCATCATTCCTATTTTCGAACCAGGTTTAACGCCGCTGGTAATGTCAAATTACGAAGCCGGTCGACTGAAGTTCAGCACTGATGCTGAGCTGGGCGTAAACCATGGTGTTATGCAGTTTATTGCAGTGGGTACACCACCGGACGAAGACGGCTCTGCCGATCTGAAATATGTGACCGCCGTAGCGCGCACTATTGCGCAGCATATGAACGATCACAAAGTGGTTATCGACAAATCAACCGTTCCGGTTGGCACAGCAGATAAAGTTCGTGCAGTAATGACGGAAACGCTGAAAGCGCGTGACGCCAACATCACCTTTGATGTGGTCTCTAACCCGGAATTCCTGAAAGAGGGTGCGGCAGTCAACGACTGTATGCGTCCTGAGCGTATCGTTGTCGGCACCGACAACGACGAAGTGATTGAACTGTTACGCGAGCTTTATGAGCCGTTTAACCGCAACCACGATCGCATGATTATGATGGACATTCGCAGTGCAGAGCTGACCAAATATGCGGCCAACTGTATGCTGGCCACCAAAATCAGCTTCATGAACGAGATGTCTAACCTGGCTGAACGTTTAGGCGCAGATATTGAGAAAGTCCGCCAGGGTATCGGTTCAGATCCCCGCATCGGCTATCACTTTATCTACCCTGGCTGTGGCTACGGCGGCTCCTGCTTCCCGAAAGATGTGCAGGCGCTGATCCGTACCGCTGAGTCCATCGGCTATCAGCCACGCCTGCTGCAGGCGGTGGAAGATGTGAATGACAGCCAGAAAACCAAGCTGCCAACCTTTATCAAGCGTCACTTTGGTGACGACCTGAAAGGTAAGACGTTTGCACTCTGGGGCCTTTCATTCAAGCCGAATACCGACGATATGCGTGAAGCCTCCAGCCGCGTGCTGATGGAAACGCTGTGGGAAGCGGGCGCCTCTGTGCAGGCGTTTGACCCTGAAGCGATGGATGAAGCGCAGCGCATCTATGGTCACCGCAGCGATCTTAAGCTGATGGGCACCAAAGAAGCTGCACTGCAGGGCGCTGACGCGCTGGTCATCTGTACGGAGTGGCAGAACTTCCGTGCACCTGACTTCGACATCATTAAAAATGCGCTGAAAGAAGCCGTGATTTTTGATGGTCGTAACCTGTATGATCCAGAGCGTATCAGCAAACGCGGTTTCGTTTATTATGCAATCGGCCGCGGAGCGTCTATTCAACCTGCATAA
- the galU gene encoding UTP--glucose-1-phosphate uridylyltransferase GalU yields MSANNTKVKKAVIPVAGLGTRMLPATKAIPKEMLPLVDKPLIQYVVNECIAAGINEIVLVTHSSKNAIENHFDTSFELESMLEKRVKRQLLDEIQSICPPHVTIMQVRQGIAKGLGHAVMCAHPLIGNEPFAVILPDVIIDEYESNPTKDNLAEMLSRYEESGRSQIMVEPVADVTAYGVVDCQGAELNPGDSAPMVGVVEKPKAAEAPSNLAVVGRYVLSSDIWPLLAKTPPGAGGEVQLTDSIAMLMEKETVEAYHLKGVSHDCGNKLGYMQAFVEYGVRHPVLGKDFSEWLDSAVGNKK; encoded by the coding sequence ATGTCTGCCAATAATACCAAAGTAAAAAAAGCGGTAATCCCGGTAGCGGGTTTGGGTACGCGTATGCTGCCTGCGACCAAAGCGATTCCAAAAGAGATGTTACCGCTGGTTGATAAGCCGTTAATTCAGTATGTCGTTAACGAATGTATTGCTGCGGGCATCAATGAAATTGTGCTGGTAACGCACTCCTCAAAAAATGCCATCGAAAACCACTTTGATACCAGCTTCGAACTGGAATCAATGCTGGAAAAACGCGTTAAGCGTCAGCTGCTGGATGAAATCCAGTCCATCTGCCCGCCACACGTCACCATCATGCAGGTTCGTCAGGGCATCGCAAAAGGCCTGGGCCACGCTGTTATGTGTGCACACCCGCTGATCGGTAATGAGCCATTCGCGGTTATCCTGCCAGACGTCATCATCGACGAATATGAATCTAACCCAACCAAAGATAACCTGGCAGAGATGCTGAGCCGTTATGAAGAGTCTGGCCGCAGCCAGATCATGGTTGAGCCGGTTGCCGATGTCACCGCGTACGGTGTAGTCGATTGCCAGGGTGCAGAACTGAACCCAGGCGACAGCGCGCCAATGGTCGGTGTGGTTGAGAAGCCTAAAGCGGCAGAAGCGCCATCAAACCTGGCCGTTGTAGGTCGTTACGTGCTCTCTTCTGATATCTGGCCACTGCTGGCGAAGACGCCTCCAGGTGCAGGCGGCGAAGTTCAGCTGACTGACTCTATTGCCATGCTGATGGAAAAAGAGACTGTTGAAGCTTATCACCTGAAAGGCGTCAGCCATGACTGTGGTAACAAACTGGGCTACATGCAGGCTTTCGTTGAGTACGGTGTTCGTCATCCGGTATTGGGCAAAGATTTCTCTGAATGGCTCGATAGCGCAGTTGGCAACAAAAAGTAA
- the rssB gene encoding two-component system response regulator RssB, with amino-acid sequence MEKPLLGKKILIVEDEAVFRSLLDQFLLSMGAVTLQAEDGLEAIAQLQQHTVDLIICDLEMPRMSGIQFVEHIRTRGNVVPILIVSATENMSDIAHVLRLGVQDVLLKPLKNFERFREAVYECLYPSMFTSKVEEDEQLFQDWDALVRDPQAAAKLLKQLQPPVQQTIANCRVNYRQLTMAEQPGLVLDIAALSDRDLAFYCLDVTRAGDNGVLAALLLRALFNGLLQEQLSGQKQRLPELNGLLRQVNLLLRQANLSGQFPLLVGYYHRGLKNLILVSAGLNATLHVQAHQIQLSNGVPLGTMGSTHLNQISQRAENWQCHVWGAGGRIRLMLSTEE; translated from the coding sequence ATGGAAAAACCACTACTCGGCAAAAAGATACTCATTGTCGAAGATGAGGCTGTTTTCCGTTCGTTGCTGGACCAATTTTTGTTATCGATGGGTGCTGTGACGTTACAAGCGGAAGATGGTCTGGAAGCAATTGCACAACTACAACAGCATACTGTCGACCTGATTATCTGCGATCTGGAGATGCCCCGCATGAGTGGGATCCAGTTCGTTGAGCATATTCGTACCCGCGGCAACGTGGTACCGATTCTGATCGTCTCGGCCACCGAGAACATGTCTGATATCGCCCATGTGCTGCGTCTTGGGGTGCAGGATGTGCTGCTTAAACCATTAAAGAATTTTGAACGCTTCCGTGAAGCGGTCTACGAGTGCCTCTATCCCTCAATGTTCACCTCCAAAGTGGAAGAGGATGAGCAGCTATTCCAGGACTGGGATGCGCTGGTTCGCGACCCACAGGCCGCCGCTAAACTGCTTAAGCAGCTGCAGCCGCCGGTGCAGCAGACCATTGCCAACTGCCGGGTGAACTACCGTCAGTTAACGATGGCGGAGCAGCCCGGCCTGGTGCTCGACATCGCGGCGCTCTCCGACAGGGATCTGGCCTTTTACTGCCTCGACGTGACGCGCGCCGGGGACAATGGCGTACTGGCGGCCCTGCTGCTGCGTGCGCTGTTCAACGGCCTGCTGCAGGAGCAGCTCAGCGGACAAAAACAGCGGTTGCCGGAGCTGAATGGTCTGCTCAGACAGGTCAATCTGCTGCTGCGTCAGGCGAACCTGAGCGGCCAGTTCCCCTTGCTGGTGGGCTATTACCATCGCGGTCTCAAAAACCTGATCCTGGTGTCGGCCGGATTAAACGCCACCCTTCATGTTCAGGCTCATCAGATTCAGCTCAGTAATGGTGTCCCGCTTGGCACTATGGGCAGTACCCATCTTAACCAGATCAGTCAGCGCGCCGAGAACTGGCAATGTCACGTCTGGGGCGCCGGAGGACGTATCCGGCTGATGCTTTCCACGGAAGAATAG
- the rssA gene encoding patatin-like phospholipase RssA, producing the protein MRKVKIGLALGSGAAKGWAHIGVINALERAGIEIDVVAGCSVGALVGSAYVNHRLPLMEKWVSAFRYWDVIRLMDVSWQRGGLLRGERVFNHVRQLIPNDAIEACHKPFGVVATNLSTGRELWLTEGGLHQAVRASCSMPGLLPPVGYNGYWLVDGAVVNPVPISLTRALGADIVIAVDLQHDAHLMQQDLFSVTPQNSEEEAAAAALSWGGKLRQRLVNFTQRRASQSPGAMEIMSTSIQVLENRLKRNRMAGDPPDVLIQPVCPQISTLDFHRAEEAIEAGRAAVEKKMDELLPLVRGR; encoded by the coding sequence ATGAGAAAGGTAAAAATTGGATTGGCTCTGGGGTCAGGAGCCGCCAAAGGATGGGCACATATTGGCGTGATTAATGCGCTGGAGCGTGCAGGTATTGAGATCGACGTCGTCGCCGGCTGCTCTGTGGGCGCGCTGGTGGGATCTGCCTATGTCAATCATCGCCTGCCGCTGATGGAAAAATGGGTCAGTGCATTCCGCTACTGGGATGTGATTCGCCTGATGGATGTCTCCTGGCAGCGTGGCGGCCTGTTACGCGGGGAACGGGTGTTTAATCATGTCCGTCAGCTTATCCCGAATGATGCTATCGAAGCGTGCCACAAACCCTTTGGCGTGGTGGCAACCAACCTCAGCACCGGCCGTGAACTCTGGCTGACAGAGGGGGGTCTGCATCAGGCCGTTCGGGCTTCCTGCAGTATGCCAGGTTTATTACCGCCCGTGGGCTACAATGGGTATTGGCTGGTGGATGGTGCCGTCGTCAATCCGGTGCCGATTTCACTGACCCGGGCCCTGGGGGCAGACATTGTGATCGCCGTGGACTTACAGCATGACGCGCATCTCATGCAGCAGGATCTCTTTTCCGTCACGCCTCAGAATAGTGAAGAAGAAGCGGCCGCAGCGGCCTTAAGCTGGGGCGGAAAGCTCCGACAGCGGCTGGTGAATTTCACCCAGCGTCGGGCTTCGCAGTCACCCGGCGCGATGGAGATCATGTCGACCTCTATCCAGGTGCTGGAGAATCGTCTGAAAAGAAATCGGATGGCAGGCGATCCACCCGACGTATTGATCCAGCCGGTCTGCCCGCAGATTTCAACGCTGGACTTTCATCGGGCTGAAGAAGCGATTGAGGCAGGCAGGGCCGCCGTAGAGAAGAAAATGGATGAACTATTACCACTGGTCCGTGGCAGATAA
- a CDS encoding YchJ family protein, which translates to MSKICPCCSGEQYSVCCEPFLQGKQIPVTAEQLMRSRYCAYVEHNADYLVATWHPDKRHPGLSGLLSESFPGTEWLSLNVTCCNHGRHENEASVTFFARYREKTNIHAIHECSRFLREDQRWYYVDGTASSTGRNDPCPCGSGKKYKKCCG; encoded by the coding sequence GTGTCAAAAATCTGCCCATGCTGTAGCGGGGAGCAGTATAGCGTATGTTGCGAGCCCTTTCTGCAGGGTAAACAGATTCCTGTTACCGCTGAACAACTTATGCGATCCCGCTATTGCGCCTATGTTGAGCATAATGCGGACTATCTGGTTGCAACCTGGCACCCTGACAAACGCCATCCGGGCCTGTCCGGGCTTTTATCTGAAAGTTTTCCGGGCACCGAATGGCTTAGCCTGAATGTAACCTGTTGTAATCATGGACGCCACGAGAACGAAGCCTCTGTGACCTTTTTTGCGCGTTATCGCGAGAAAACGAACATTCATGCCATTCATGAGTGTTCACGCTTTCTTCGCGAGGATCAACGCTGGTACTATGTTGACGGTACCGCGTCCTCAACAGGCCGTAACGACCCCTGCCCCTGCGGCAGTGGCAAAAAATACAAAAAATGTTGTGGCTAA
- the purU gene encoding formyltetrahydrofolate deformylase, with translation MQAQTMQRKVLRTICPDAKGLIAKITNICYKHELNIVQNNEFVDHRTGRFFMRTELEGIFNDNTLLADLDSALPQGSVRELHSAGRRRVVILVTKEAHCLGDLLMKSAFGGLDMEIAAVVGNHDTLRSLVERFDIPFVLVSHEGLTREEHDNRMAEEIDRYQPDYVVLAKYMRVLTPAFVQRYPNQIINIHHSFLPAFIGARPYHQAYERGVKIIGATAHYVNDNLDEGPIIMQDVINVDHSYTADEMMRAGRDVEKNVLSNALYKVLGQRVFVYGNRTIIL, from the coding sequence ATGCAAGCGCAAACCATGCAAAGAAAAGTTTTACGAACCATTTGTCCCGATGCAAAAGGTCTGATCGCCAAAATCACCAATATCTGTTACAAGCACGAGCTGAATATCGTGCAGAACAATGAGTTTGTTGATCATCGCACCGGGCGTTTTTTCATGCGCACCGAGCTGGAAGGGATTTTTAACGACAACACACTGCTTGCCGATCTCGACAGCGCCCTGCCGCAGGGCTCGGTACGTGAACTGCACAGTGCCGGCCGTCGTCGCGTCGTCATTCTGGTCACCAAAGAGGCGCACTGCCTGGGCGACCTGCTGATGAAGAGCGCGTTTGGCGGTCTGGACATGGAAATTGCCGCGGTGGTGGGCAACCACGATACCCTGCGTTCACTGGTCGAGCGTTTTGATATTCCGTTCGTACTGGTGAGCCATGAAGGGTTAACGCGCGAAGAGCATGACAATCGCATGGCAGAAGAGATTGACCGCTATCAGCCCGATTATGTCGTGCTGGCGAAATATATGCGCGTCCTGACACCCGCCTTCGTGCAGCGTTACCCGAACCAGATCATCAACATTCACCACTCGTTCCTGCCCGCCTTTATCGGCGCCCGTCCTTATCACCAGGCGTATGAGCGTGGGGTGAAGATCATCGGGGCGACTGCGCACTATGTGAATGACAATCTCGATGAAGGCCCGATCATCATGCAGGATGTGATCAACGTCGATCACAGCTATACCGCGGATGAGATGATGCGAGCCGGTCGTGACGTCGAGAAGAACGTCCTGAGCAATGCGCTGTACAAAGTACTGGGGCAGCGTGTGTTTGTTTACGGTAACCGGACGATCATTCTTTAA